A single region of the Thermotoga profunda AZM34c06 genome encodes:
- a CDS encoding adenosylcobalamin-dependent ribonucleoside-diphosphate reductase, with the protein MYSDLIQKYKNITPSDNAMKILKERYFIKTADGELLENSWEDVARRVSRVVAAAELINNPQLEKLSANQKLEFVKDLEEKFFDLMASRIFIPNSPTLFNAGMGVDYKLLYKPIEQMTLEDYEKILNSRNHLHMLSACFVVPVEDSIDGIFTAVKEYALITKAGGGIGSNFSSLRPNGSFVAGTHGKASGPISFMHVFNSAVSVVEQGYRRRGALMGIMNIDHPDILDFISAKKGNDGEKVLRFFNISVGIPMRREELLRIYENDGMIKLSHPKWHSQKEVKLREILQKMAQNAWETGDPGMVFLGEMNRYYALYPEKEIISTNPCGEIGLGAYEACNLGSIDLAKLCDDSGRFDWDALSEIVRISTRFLDNVIDVNVFPIDKITKAVKDSRRLGLGIMGFADLLYKMEIPYDSEQARKLAKNIMAFMSINAHEESSKLGEQKGNFPLFEKSRYFSQEGFIPFSMDESDYDQAIAEHFRTQARKYKRNVAVLAIAPTGSISNIADTSSGLEPNFLLAYVRYVNKQNSNEREALFYVNEVLKKKIPAELLEKIKDRLIEDGTMKHLEVDEKLKKIFVVSHDIKPIDHLLMQEAFQCYVDNNISKTINMPNSATVDDVLEIYVEALKHKIRGLTIYRDGSLQTQVLTSTKSAKTKDAPKIKFFILDDKHRLRAKPRKETLRSVTRKYKSSSGTTYITVSFDDTGEAIEIFLSNGTETAEAIGRLSSTALRAGVSVDEIIEQLVKVKGDYVKNVGYEIKKAIEDFSELWNQKETMQDEFLKIDGTAKTPEEIEKFVVANGLEWKQGYYVDIDGNTYCPSCLSKNSLIMQEGCTSCKACGWSRCS; encoded by the coding sequence ATGTATTCAGATCTTATTCAAAAGTACAAAAACATAACTCCTTCAGACAATGCGATGAAAATACTCAAAGAAAGGTATTTCATCAAAACGGCTGATGGAGAATTATTAGAAAACTCATGGGAAGATGTTGCACGCCGGGTTTCAAGAGTTGTGGCAGCAGCAGAATTAATCAACAACCCACAGTTGGAAAAATTGTCCGCCAACCAAAAACTCGAATTCGTGAAAGATCTCGAAGAGAAGTTTTTTGATCTAATGGCGAGTAGGATCTTTATCCCCAACAGCCCTACACTTTTCAACGCAGGAATGGGTGTAGATTACAAACTTCTGTACAAACCCATTGAACAAATGACTCTTGAAGATTATGAAAAGATACTAAATTCAAGAAACCATTTACACATGCTTTCCGCATGTTTTGTGGTACCTGTCGAAGACAGCATTGATGGTATTTTTACGGCTGTAAAAGAATACGCACTGATCACAAAAGCCGGTGGAGGAATAGGCAGCAATTTCAGTTCCCTTAGACCGAATGGGAGTTTCGTTGCAGGAACACATGGTAAAGCATCGGGACCGATAAGCTTCATGCATGTCTTCAACTCAGCAGTATCAGTTGTCGAGCAAGGTTATAGAAGACGCGGTGCTTTAATGGGAATCATGAATATCGATCATCCCGATATACTGGATTTCATCTCTGCTAAAAAGGGAAATGATGGTGAAAAAGTCCTTAGATTTTTCAACATATCCGTTGGAATACCAATGAGACGTGAAGAGTTACTGAGAATCTATGAAAACGACGGGATGATAAAACTAAGCCACCCAAAGTGGCATTCACAAAAAGAAGTAAAGCTAAGAGAGATTTTACAAAAAATGGCGCAAAATGCTTGGGAGACAGGCGATCCTGGTATGGTTTTTCTTGGAGAAATGAATAGGTATTATGCACTTTATCCTGAAAAAGAAATCATTTCAACAAATCCATGTGGAGAAATAGGACTTGGTGCTTACGAGGCTTGTAATCTTGGCTCAATAGATCTTGCAAAACTATGTGATGATTCAGGAAGGTTCGACTGGGACGCACTGAGCGAGATTGTCAGAATTTCAACCAGATTCTTAGACAATGTGATAGATGTCAACGTATTTCCCATAGACAAAATCACCAAAGCCGTTAAAGACTCAAGGCGCCTTGGTCTTGGAATCATGGGTTTTGCAGATCTACTTTACAAAATGGAGATACCATACGATTCAGAACAAGCAAGAAAATTGGCAAAAAATATAATGGCATTCATGTCGATAAATGCCCATGAAGAGTCTTCAAAACTCGGTGAACAAAAAGGTAATTTCCCATTGTTTGAAAAAAGTAGATACTTCTCACAAGAAGGCTTTATTCCTTTCTCTATGGACGAAAGCGATTATGACCAAGCAATCGCCGAGCACTTCAGAACACAGGCAAGAAAGTACAAAAGAAATGTTGCAGTACTTGCAATAGCACCTACTGGCTCGATTTCTAACATTGCCGACACTTCATCAGGTCTTGAACCAAATTTCTTGTTGGCTTACGTAAGATACGTAAACAAACAAAACAGCAATGAGAGAGAGGCATTGTTCTATGTCAACGAGGTTCTCAAGAAAAAAATACCCGCAGAATTACTGGAAAAGATAAAAGATAGATTGATCGAAGATGGTACAATGAAACACCTTGAAGTAGATGAGAAACTCAAAAAAATCTTTGTGGTGTCGCATGATATAAAACCGATAGACCATCTTTTAATGCAAGAGGCATTTCAATGTTATGTAGACAACAATATTTCAAAGACCATAAATATGCCCAACAGTGCGACGGTAGATGATGTACTTGAGATTTATGTTGAGGCATTAAAGCACAAGATCAGAGGTCTTACAATTTACCGCGATGGTTCATTACAGACACAGGTTCTGACGTCAACAAAGTCCGCAAAAACAAAAGATGCGCCAAAGATCAAATTTTTCATTCTCGACGATAAACACAGACTCAGGGCAAAACCCAGAAAAGAAACCCTTCGCAGTGTCACAAGAAAATATAAAAGTTCTTCAGGAACGACATACATAACCGTTTCTTTCGATGATACCGGTGAAGCAATAGAGATATTCCTCTCTAACGGTACCGAAACAGCTGAGGCAATAGGAAGACTCTCTTCAACGGCTTTGCGAGCAGGTGTATCAGTCGATGAGATAATCGAACAACTTGTAAAGGTCAAGGGAGATTATGTGAAAAACGTAGGATACGAGATCAAAAAGGCAATAGAAGATTTCAGTGAATTATGGAATCAGAAGGAAACTATGCAAGATGAATTTCTCAAGATAGATGGAACGGCAAAAACTCCAGAAGAAATAGAAAAATTCGTTGTAGCAAATGGCCTTGAGTGGAAACAAGGTTACTATGTAGATATCGATGGAAACACATATTGTCCATCATGTCTTTCCAAAAACTCCCTGATAATGCAAGAAGGATGTACAAGTTGCAAAGCATGCGGCTGGTCCAGATGTAGCTAA
- a CDS encoding redox-sensing transcriptional repressor Rex: MKKIPKPTVRRLAIYYRCLERLEQQGEENISSKLLAQMVHIKDSQVRKDLSYFGNFGRRGIGYNIQKLLNEIRKILGIHKKWKVVIIGAGNIGQAIARFRQIEKHNFQIIGIFDTDKRKVGKQITHDLVISDMNSLEEFIAQNQAEIAVIATPAEAAQSVTQRLEKAGIRGIICFAPVTLDCNIPVEYVDITVFFKTLVHSVVSQEYNI, encoded by the coding sequence ATGAAAAAGATACCAAAACCCACCGTGAGAAGGCTGGCGATTTACTACAGATGTCTTGAGCGGTTAGAACAGCAAGGTGAAGAAAACATTTCGTCCAAACTGCTTGCTCAGATGGTGCATATCAAAGATTCTCAGGTGAGAAAAGATCTTTCATATTTTGGGAACTTTGGTCGTCGTGGCATTGGATACAATATCCAGAAGTTGTTGAATGAGATCCGAAAGATACTCGGGATTCACAAAAAGTGGAAGGTTGTGATAATCGGTGCTGGAAACATAGGCCAAGCTATAGCAAGATTCAGGCAAATAGAAAAGCACAATTTCCAGATCATTGGAATTTTTGACACAGACAAAAGAAAAGTGGGGAAGCAGATAACTCATGATCTTGTAATATCTGACATGAATTCGTTGGAAGAATTTATCGCCCAAAATCAGGCAGAAATTGCGGTTATTGCCACTCCGGCAGAGGCAGCTCAATCTGTCACACAGAGGTTGGAAAAGGCAGGAATTAGGGGTATAATATGTTTTGCACCTGTGACCTTGGACTGTAACATACCAGTTGAGTACGTGGACATAACCGTCTTTTTCAAAACACTCGTCCATTCTGTTGTTTCACAGGAATACAATATATAG